GAGCAGTGGTTCGTGATCTTTCCGCTGATCGGCGGGGCGCTGTTTGCCCTGTTGATCCTGAAACACGCGGGCGGGCCGTTCGTCCTGCCGTTCGGCGCCGCGCTGTTCGCCGGGGCCATCCTCGGCGCGGCGAAGTTTGGCGTGAAGCTTGATCCGAGCCTGAAACTTCCGCTGAGCCGCAGTTTTCAGGAAGTCGCCATCCTGCCCATGCTGGGGGTGGTGGCGTTCAGTTTCGTGCGTCAACTCATCTCCATGATCGTGCGCGGCAGCCGTCGCCGCCACGAAGCCAGAGCCGCCAGAGCCAGTGCGGCGACCATACAAACCGTGAACACGGCCGCCACGCCGATGCCCAGCCCAGCTCCGAAGCCTGTGACGCCGCCCGTGCCCGCTGAAACGACGCTGACGGAAACATCGACCTTCTCCGCCCAGCCGGAAGTCCGGGTGGAAGGCCAGCCGCTCACGACAAAGGCGCCTGAGCCGAACGCCACCATGATCGACCTGGATCTAGATCACCTGGCCGTGGACGACCCGCCCAGAAAAAACTGACCCTGCAGCCCTGACGCCCCGCTGGCCGTGGGGCGTTTTTTCATTCGGTGTTCAGGTCCGCCAGCGTAAACCCAGCAGCAGGCCCGCCAGGAAAGCCCCTGCAAAGGGAAGGTTGGCCGTCAGCATCCGCAGCGCCCACGGCACGCCGCTGTCCTTGCCGCGTTGCAGGATAGGCTCCGTCAGGGACTGCAATTTCAACCAGTCCACGGTGATGATGCCTGTCCACGCCAGAAGCTGCACCGCGATAAACAGCAGGCCCACCACGATCAGCGCGATGCGGCCCACAAACTTCACGGCCACACCAGTCGCAAATCCCAGCAGTGCCCCGACACTCAAGTCCGGGAGCATGTTCTGAATGGAGTGGGCCAGGTCAGCGGTGGCCGCGGGTTCGGGCGTGGTCTGGGGTGCGGTCATAACAACTGGCGGCATTCTAAAGCAGTTCTCCGAATTCCGTTCTTCGTCCTGCTCATCCAAATTCACTCGCGCTGCTCGGCCAAAAAACACGGCGTTCTTTTGGCAAATGCTCCAGACCACACCGGAATCGACGGGCGCCCGCCCGCCTGACGCGCTATGGTGAAAGGTAACGTGGAGATTCCGACGGACAACGCCAGCGGTGCACCCCCCACCGACCTGCTCACCAGGGAGAGGCACGCCAGATTGCTGGCTGGGGACGAGGCCGCCTGGCACGCGTTCGTGACCGAGTACGAGCAGCGCATGTACGGTTACCTGTACCGCCTGGAGGGCAACAGCGAAGACGCCCTGGATTTGACCCAGGAAGTCTTTTACCGCGCCTGGCGCAGCATGAACACCTTCCGCGCCGGGGAACGCGTCCTGCCGTGGCTCTATCAGGTGGCCCGCAACACGCAGATCGAATCTCACCGGCGTAAGCAGCACCAGCGCTTCAGCCTGGAAGAAGCCCGCGAGGAAATAGGGTTCGAGGTCACGAGTTCGGGCCGCTCACCCGGGCAGGCCGCCGAGAGCGAGCAGGCGCAAGACCGCGTGCAACGCGCCCTGATGAAGCTCCCCCAGGAATACCGCGAAGCCGTGGTGCTGCGCTTCGTCGAAGACCTGCCCTACGACGAGATTGCCCGCATTCAGGGGGTGGCCCCCGGAACCGCCAAGAGCCGCGTTTTCAGGGCCAAGGAACAGCTGGCGGAGTTGCTGGCCGACGTGGCCGATGTGCATTGACGTACCTCACATCGGCGTCAAACGCCTGCTGGACGTGAGGTGGCGTTCCATCATGCCGGTATGGTGACGGGTTGGTTTTTCTCGTGCCACAAGGAGCGAACGAATCTTTACCCGTCTTCGATGTTCAGGGAGCGGGCCTTGTCCTCAAGGAAGCGCTCGTGCGCGTTCCAGCGGAGTTCGGTAGCCTCGCTGCCCCGCGTGGCAATTTCGCGGATGTGGGCCAGAGCCACCTGAAATGCCGGGTCGTCCGCTTGACCCTGGCGCTCGCCGTGCAGACACAGCGTTTCGGGCAGGTACTCGGTCAGGGCGGCCCTGGCGTTGTAGTGCCAGCCAGGATCACTGCTCCGCTTGGCACGGCTGAGGTTGCGTTCCAGTTCAAAGGTCAATTCCCGCACGGCTGGCGCGGCGAGCAGCAGCGGCTGGGTTCCCGGGTCAGTGACCGGAGGCAGCTCCGGGGGGAACTGGCGAACCACCGCTGGACGTGATGTCCACACCCGCTGGAGGCCGAACACGAGAGCGACGAGGAGGAAGGAGAGCAGCACAGACAGTTTCAAAATGGCGGCGAGTAAGAGGAGAACAAGCAGAACCGCGACAATCAAACCGTCTGGCAACTTCGGCAGTCTGTTCTGTCGAGGTTGGGAAATCACCCAACTTTCCTTCGTTGGGTCGGGTTTCACCGTGAACGTGCTGGGCAATGAACTCTGTCCGCTGGTGCGCAGCCGGTGACTCAGAGTTTCGGCGGCATGCTGCTGCGCTTCCGGGAGCAACCGGCGCGAGCGCCACAGTTCAGGTGAGGTCATGCGCCCGTGCAACACAGGCAGGAATGCCCAGAGCAGTTCACTGCGGCTGGCGGCGGCGTACTCCGGCCAGGCATGCGGCCTGAACTCCGTTTTGATCAGTTCCGCCAGTTCAGGTTCATAGGCCAGCACCACACGCCACTGACGCCAGGTGGGGTCATGCGCGAACAATTCCTCGATGGAGAAGGCAGTGGTCTGTTCCAGGGTCAGGGGAGCGGTGGGGCGAATCATGCGGCATCCTTATACCAATGGTTCGTGCAGTTTTGAGGTCACAAAGAAAGACCCACCGAAAATGGGGCTGTGAACACACCGCTTCCAATGGGTCTAATGGCTATCCTACAGTACGTTCTCAGCGCGGTCCCGCTGCGCAAGA
This DNA window, taken from Deinococcus fonticola, encodes the following:
- a CDS encoding FUN14 domain-containing protein, which codes for MTAPQTTPEPAATADLAHSIQNMLPDLSVGALLGFATGVAVKFVGRIALIVVGLLFIAVQLLAWTGIITVDWLKLQSLTEPILQRGKDSGVPWALRMLTANLPFAGAFLAGLLLGLRWRT
- a CDS encoding RNA polymerase sigma factor — its product is MVKGNVEIPTDNASGAPPTDLLTRERHARLLAGDEAAWHAFVTEYEQRMYGYLYRLEGNSEDALDLTQEVFYRAWRSMNTFRAGERVLPWLYQVARNTQIESHRRKQHQRFSLEEAREEIGFEVTSSGRSPGQAAESEQAQDRVQRALMKLPQEYREAVVLRFVEDLPYDEIARIQGVAPGTAKSRVFRAKEQLAELLADVADVH